From Zingiber officinale cultivar Zhangliang chromosome 5B, Zo_v1.1, whole genome shotgun sequence, the proteins below share one genomic window:
- the LOC121986553 gene encoding uncharacterized protein LOC121986553: MTPYEARYGRKCRSPIHWDEVGERAEMGPEIIQHIADLVARIHDRMKAAQSRQKSYADKRRRDLEFAFDNHVFVKIAPMKGVMRFGRKGKLSPRFIGPFEILERVGALAYRVAFPPNLAGVHNVFHISMLRKYMSNPSHVLNFEPLQLTPNLSYEERPTQILSRQERRLRNKVIKMIKVRWLNHSKEEVTWETQTDMRSLYPELFGKF; the protein is encoded by the coding sequence ATGACCCCTTATGAAGCACGTTATGGGAGGAAATGCAGATCGCCTATTCATTGGGATGAAGTCGGAGAAAGGGCAGAAATGGGACCGGAAATCATTCAACATATAGCAGATTTAGTTGCCAGGATCCATGATAGGATGAAAGCTGCACAAAGTCgacagaagagttacgctgacaAAAGAAGAAGGGACCTCGAGTTTGCATTCGACAATCATGTTTTTGTGAAAATAGCACCGATGAAGGGTGTTATGAGATTTGGTCGAAAGGGCAAACTTAGCCCAAGATTCATTGGGCCATTCGAGATTCTAGAAAGAGTGGGAGCATTGGCCTATCGAGTGGCTTTTCCACCTAACCTTGCAGGAGTGCACAATGTGTTCCATATTTCGATGCTCCGCAAGTACATGTCGAATCCTTCACATGTACTAAATTTTGAACCACTACAGCTTACACCAAATCTGTCCTATGAAGAGAGACCAACACAGATCTTGAGCAGGCAGGAGAGGAGATTACGGAATAAAGTCATAAAGATGATCAAGGTCAGGTGGCTAAATCATTCAAAGGAAGAAGTTACCTGGGAGACTCAGACCGACATGAGAAGCCTCTACCCGGAGTTATTTGGTAAGTTCTAA